In the genome of Thermodesulfobacteriota bacterium, the window AGATGAAAATGGGTTTGACCCGCCCTCATCGCTTCCGCTCTCGGGCGCAGGAGCCGGCTGAGCTGCTGGCGTGTTCCTACTCTCTGATAGCTCAGCAACTTGGGCTTCAAGCTCTTTTATTCTTCTGCTCTTTTGTCTTGAGTCAGATCCCGCGGATATAAACTGAAGTGCTCCAAAAATGATTGATACCACTACACCTAAGACAAACGCTGAAAGGATGAGCACCACATTTTGAGTGATATAAGGACCAACCATGTATTGGTTTAGATCCATCTGTAACTCAAATTTGTGAGTGAACACATCAAGATTTTGAGTATATATAATGGCGAAAAAAATAATTATTAAAACTATGATTAGTAATCTTATAAATCTCATAACTCACCTCTCAGTTAGTTTATATTTCTTGTATTAATGTTTCGTATGTATCTTCTAGATACTCCGGCATAACTTTAACATCTGCAATCAAAGGCATAAAGTTTGTATCACCGCTCCATCTGGGAACGATATGGAAATGAAGGTGATCATCAATCCCAGCGCCGCCTGCAGTACCAAGGTTCATGCCTACGTTAAAACCGTCTGGTTTCATAACATTTAAGATCTCAATACATTTTGTTGTCAGATTCATAAGCTCAAGCCTTTCGTTTTCATTCAGCTCAGACATATTGTTCGTATGTCTGTAAGGGACTGCCATCAGGTGCCCATTTGAATATGGATAGCGGTTCATGATTATAAAACTACTCTCACCTTTATATAAAATGAGGTTTTCTTTATCTTTTCCTTCCTTTGGCTTGTTACAAAAAATGCATCCCTCATTTTTTTCCCCGGTTATATATTCAATTCTCCAAGGAGCCCAAAGCGTCTTCATATTCAGTTAATTATATCGACAAGATAGAAAAGTCCAAAACGGCCCCTTGTGGGAACACCTGATAATATTGTCGTATCAATTTTAGAGTTTAAAAAATCTTGAAAGCTAAATTTTTTCTTTGGAAAATTTTCTATTGTTGGTTTACCGTCAATGCCTCCAAGATCAGCTGCTTTGCTTACCGCATCGTTTATGGTTCCTAGCTCGTCTATGAGCTTAAGATCAAGCGCCTGCTCGCCAGTGAATATTTTCCCGTCAGCAACTTTGTCAATTTCTTTACTGTCAAGACCTCTTGATTCTGCAACTGCAGATTTAAACTGTGAATAAACATTATCAATTAGTTCTTGAAGATACTCTCTGTCTTGCGGAGTCATTTGTCTAAATGATGATCCCACATCTTTATACTTGCCGCTTTTAATGACTTCAACGTCTACCTTCGCCCATTCAAGAAGTTTTTCGTAGCTTGCAAATTGTGCGATTACGCCAATACTTCCAGTGATCGCCCCGGGGTTTGCATATATTGTTTCGGCTGCACAGGCTATATAGTATCCGCCGGACGCACCAACATCTCCAATGCTGGCAACTATCGGCTTTGTTTCTCTAAGTTCTTTTAGTTCGCTATAAATTTCCTGTGAAGGACCTACAGACCCACCAGGAGAGTCTATTCTCACAACAATAGCTTTTATTTTATTATCTTTGGAGATGGTTTCTATGCTGTCTAGGTATGTTTGAGAGTCTAAGATAACATCGTGGACTCTTAGTACAGCAACTTTATCACCAGATGTGAAACTGCCTTTACCGGAAAAGAGCAATGCAGTACCAATTCCAGCAACAAATATAAATCCTATTAGAAAAAGTATGACTATTGTAAGGAACAAGCCCCTCACGTTTAGACTACCTCGTCTTTATTGATTGAATTTAACTTC includes:
- a CDS encoding HIT domain-containing protein, which produces MKTLWAPWRIEYITGEKNEGCIFCNKPKEGKDKENLILYKGESSFIIMNRYPYSNGHLMAVPYRHTNNMSELNENERLELMNLTTKCIEILNVMKPDGFNVGMNLGTAGGAGIDDHLHFHIVPRWSGDTNFMPLIADVKVMPEYLEDTYETLIQEI
- the sppA gene encoding signal peptide peptidase SppA; this encodes MFLTIVILFLIGFIFVAGIGTALLFSGKGSFTSGDKVAVLRVHDVILDSQTYLDSIETISKDNKIKAIVVRIDSPGGSVGPSQEIYSELKELRETKPIVASIGDVGASGGYYIACAAETIYANPGAITGSIGVIAQFASYEKLLEWAKVDVEVIKSGKYKDVGSSFRQMTPQDREYLQELIDNVYSQFKSAVAESRGLDSKEIDKVADGKIFTGEQALDLKLIDELGTINDAVSKAADLGGIDGKPTIENFPKKKFSFQDFLNSKIDTTILSGVPTRGRFGLFYLVDIIN
- a CDS encoding LapA family protein, translated to MRFIRLLIIVLIIIFFAIIYTQNLDVFTHKFELQMDLNQYMVGPYITQNVVLILSAFVLGVVVSIIFGALQFISAGSDSRQKSRRIKELEAQVAELSESRNTPAAQPAPAPESGSDEGGSNPFSSPS